A genomic stretch from Penicillium digitatum chromosome 4, complete sequence includes:
- a CDS encoding ABC transporter, putative, with the protein MADINSTLPNIEVQNLSYKFQDGSSGLEDVSMSLPTGSRTLLIGANGAGKTTLLRLLSGKRLAPNNTIAIGGKDPFKDSLDGVTYLGVEWVLNSIVRTDIDVPTLLASVGGNAYPERRDELIDILDVDLRWRMHAVSDGERRRVQLAMGLLRPWQILLLDEITVDLDLLSRSNFLAFLKRETETRACTIVYATHILDNLAQWPTHLAHMHLGKVKALGSVESFHEQVPEWTSENSRLGELVLKWLKEDMQARGPRNGRGNQAKTYQSLEGIGGYGLEKHD; encoded by the exons ATGGCGGATATCAATTCCACTCTCCCAAACATTGAGGTACAAAACCTCTCGTACAAGTTCCAAGATGGCTCCAGTGGCCTGGAGGATGTATCCATGAGCCTACCAACTGGAAGCCGCACTCTACTGATCGGCG CAAATGGAGCGGGGAAAACCaccctcctccgcctcctctcAGGAAAGCGCCTTGCACCCAATAACACCATTGCCATTGGCGGCAAAGACCCCTTCAAGGATAGCCTAGATGGTGTGACCTACCTGGGAGTCGAGTGGGTATTGAACAGCATAGTCCGCACAGATATCGATGTGCCGACGCTGCTCGCCTCCGTCGGCGGAAATGCTTACCCAGAGCGCCGGGATGAGCTGATCGATATCCTTGATGTCGATCTGCGCTGGCGCATGCATGCCGTCTCAGATGGAGAACGCCGCCGTGTGCAGCTGGCTATGGGCTTGCTGCGACCTTGGCAGATTCTGCTGCTCGACGAGATCACTGTCGATCTGGACCTTTTGTCCAGGAGCAATTTCCTGGCTTTCCTGAAACGGGAGACTGAAACCCGTGCCTGCACTATTGTTTATGCCACCCATATTTTGGATAATCTCGCCCAGTGGCCTACCCATCTGGCACACATGCACTTGGGCAAGGTCAAGGCGCTAGGTAGTGTTGAGTCATTCCATGAACAAGTCCCTGAATGGACTTCGGAAAATAGTCGCCTTGGAGAGCTCGTCCTTAAGTGGCTCAAGGAGGATATGCAGGCCAGAGGTCCCCGGAATGGTCGTGGTAATCAGGCCAAGACCTACCAGTCCCTTGAAGGCATTGGAGGTTACGGACTGGAAAAACACGACTAA
- a CDS encoding RNA polymerase II Elongator subunit, putative produces MVVVETDYISVGGNRHPGAADWDVQTGVLAFGADNNVALWDPLDKTDRGIYALLVGHTDKVSVVRFYTCPASRTRFIVTGSVDRTIRVWQEDKTDLHNYVLASTLEGHTSSVNAIAVADGTDIIASGAADGTVRIWRINAQEKLKCELVETITMKPRFFPLSLSLQGLQGDSDKPLVLAVAGTTTKVQIYVSETSIGKPEFKRRAVLAGHEAWIKALSFTQDKQGNGDILLASASQDRYIRLWRLRRGEASAPAPIDDTDPLLGGMEPTLSNKAHEFEAAGSKYSITFEALLFGHEDWIYTIAWNPDSKRQQLLSASADNTITIWEQDQASGVWMSAERMGEISVQKGSTTATGSAGGFWIGLWSPDGKQVVSLGRTGSWRVWRHDSDADLWAQRFGISGHVRSANGVQWEPTGGYLLSTSSDQTTRLHAKWMQGDTGSWHEFSRPQIHGYDLNCIDTLGPSQFVTGAEEKLLRVFNEPKPIAQLLERLTGFKQANDKDLPDTAEIPVLGLSNKALGDEAPVEEDELKAPTAAPVASASLAANHPPLEDQLSRYTLWPEHEKLYGHGYEISAVAVSHDRKLIATACKASSIDHAVIRLYDTSDWHEIKPSLTAHSLTITDLSFSSDDRYLLSVGRDRQWAVFQRSGADPTMFTNLSVNPKGHSRMILGAAWAPATTDHVFATAGRDKSVKIWQKSEDTFVCKTTVGLTSAVSAIAFLSATHKGTYVIAVGEDNGVISIHRIVADTLEAHHIVTIDKVASPSKAITQLSWRPVPAAEADTRNRFELAVASEDTSTRIYAISNMLS; encoded by the exons ATGGTCGTCGTTGAAACAGACTATATTAGCGTGGGGGGAAACCGGCACCCTGGAGCCGCGGATTGGGATGTGCAGACAGGCGTGCTCGCCTTCGGTGCAGACAACAATGTCGCCTTATGGGATCCCCTA GACAAGACTGATCGTGGTATCTATGCCCTGCTTGTTGGTCACACCGACAAAGTCAGCGTCGTTCGATTTTATACATGCCCCGCCTCGAGAACGAGATTTATCGTCACCGGCTCCGTCGACCGCACAATACGGGTATGGCAAGAAGACAAAACCGATTTGCACAACTATGTCCTTGCGTCTACCCTTGAGGGCCATACAAGCTCGGTGAATGCGATTGCCGTGGCCGATGGAACGGACATCATCGCATCTGGAGCCGCTGATGGGACGGTCCGAATCTGGAGAATAAATGCACAAGAAAAATTGAAGTGTGAGCTAGTTGAAACGATCACAATGAAACCGCGGTTCTTCCCGCTATCTCTGTCATTGCAGGGGCTTCAAGGCGACTCGGACAAGCCATTGGTGTTGGCCGTTGCAGGTACAACAACCAAGGTTCAGATCTACGTCTCAGAAACGTCCATCGGCAAGCCAGAGTTCAAGCGCCGGGCTGTGCTTGCGGGCCATGAAGCCTGGATTAAGGCACTTTCGTTCACCCAGGATAAGCAGGGTAACGGTGATATCCTGCTAGCGTCTGCAAGTCAAGACAGATACATCCGTCTTTGGCGACTGCGCCGGGGTGAAGCAAGTGCCCCTGCTCCAATAGATGATACAGATCCTCTACTTGGAGGAATGGAGCCCACGCTGTCGAACAAAGCCCATGAGTTTGAGGCTGCAGGATCGAAATACTCCATTACTTTCGAAGCTCTTCTCTTTGGACATGAAGACTGGATCTATACTATTGCATGGAACCCAGATTCGAAGCGGCAGCAGCTTCTCTCGGCATCGGCTGACAATACGATCACAATTTGGGAACAAGACCAAGCATCAGGTGTTTGGATGTCCGCAGAGAGAATGGGAGAGATCAGTGTTCAGAAAGGATCCACCACCGCGACAGGTAGCGCAGGTGGCTTCTGGATTGGGCTCTGGTCACCGGACGGGAAGCAGGTGGTGAGTCTTGGTCGGACAGGTAGTTGGAGGGTCTGGCGACATGATTCCGACGCGGATCTTTGGGCACAGAGGTTCGGTATTTCGGGCCATGTGCGCTCAGCAAACGGTGTACAGTGGGAGCCCACTGGAGGTTACCTGCTTTCAACCAGCTCAGACCAAACAACCCGGCTTCATGCGAAGTGGATGCAGGGAGATACAGGTTCATGGCATGAGTTCTCTCGCCCTCAGATTCATGGGTACGATTTGAACTGTATCGACACCCTGGGTCCCTCACAGTTTGTGACTGGCGcggaggagaagcttttgcgTGTGTTCAATGAGCCTAAACCAATTGCTCAGTTGCTCGAGAGACTCACTGGGTTTAAACAAGCGAATGATAAGGACCTCCCAGACACTGCTGAAATCCCAGTGCTGGGTCTCTCGAATAAGGCACTTGGAGATGAGGCGCCAgtggaagaggatgagcTAAAAGCCCCAACTGCGGCGCCAGTCGCTTCTGCCTCGCTGGCTGCTAACCACCCGCCACTAGAAGATCAGTTGTCTCGCTACACATTATGGCCGGAGCACGAGAAGCTCTATGGCCATGGCTATGAGATTTCAGCAGTGGCAGTGAGCCATGACCGTAAGCTCATTGCGACCGCCTGCAAGGCCAGCTCGATTGATCATGCGGTAATTCGCCTCTACGATACGTCGGACTGGCATGAGATCAAACCTTCTCTCACTGCGCACTCGTTGACCATCACGGACCTTTCATTCTCGAGTGACGATCGTTATCTTCTTAGTGTTGGACGAGATCGCCAATGGGCGGTCTTCCAGCGGAGCGGTGCAGATCCAACTATGTTTACGAACCTCAGCGTAAACCCCAAGGGTCACTCTCGAATGATCCTAGGTGCAGCTTGGGCCCCAGCTACAACAGATCATGTCTTTGCCACCGCAGGACGTGACAAATCTGTGAAGATCTGGCAAAAGTCTGAAGACACTTTCGTCTGCAAAACGACCGTAGGCCTGACATCGGCGGTCTCGGCGATTGCTTTCTTGTCCGCAACACACAAAGGCACATATGTTATTGCTGTTGGCGAGGACAACGGTGTTATCTCTATTCACCGAATTGTTGCTGATACTCTCGAAGCACACCATATCGTAACCATCGACAAAGTGGCGTCGCCTTCCAAGGCAATTACGCAACTATCATGGCGGCCAGTGCCAGCTGCAGAGGCGGATACCAGGAATCGGTTTGAACTAGCGGTGGCAAGTGAGGACACGTCCACACGGATTTATGCCATCTCGAACATGCTCTCATGA
- a CDS encoding Molybdopterin synthase/thiamine biosynthesis sulfur carrier, beta-grasp, translated as MVDTSNVVHGEIPIPITVEFTGGLELLFGNERKHKVVLPACLGDGSRPNISYLLKYLVDNLMKDQRIDMFIMEDNVRPGILVLINDADWELEGEETYELQQGDNIVFVSTLHGG; from the exons ATGGTTGATACTTCAAATGTGGTCCACGGAGAAATCCCCATCCCTATCACCGTCGAGTTTAC TGGCGGCTTAGAATTGCTATTCGGGAATGAGCGCAAGCATAAAGTTGTTCTACCCGCTTGTTTAGGAGACGGTAGCAGGCCAAATATATCATACCTGCTTAAATACCTCGTCGACAACCTCATGAAGGATCAGAGAATAGACATGTTCATCATGGAAGACAATGT ACGACCAGGCATTCTCGTGCTCATCAACGATGCCGATTGGGAACTTGAAGGCGAAGAGACTTACGAACTTCAACAAGGAGATAACATTGTTTTCGTCTCGACTTTACATGGCGGTTAA
- a CDS encoding 6-phosphofructo-2-kinase, putative, protein MDTLLTAEIVANSPRFRRKSSIFVDAIHDLPEKADLAPAQLYSTESGRLFHSGRIVIITVGLPARGKTHISVALARYLRWLGVKTRIFHLGDYRRATIPFGEDMPDDYFYVNATAKSVLLRQKIVRKCREDIYHFLNHENGQIAIYDAVNPLASGRRSLAKEFAKHDIETLFIESWCDDEHIIEENVRRVKISSPDYVSWKSEDAVKHYLNRIASRIPQFQTMEEKDLNYIKMINAGERLIVNNRSFGYLSNRIVFYLLNLHIKSRRTYFARAGVSLDADSYKADASLSEQGEDYAKKMTARLLAHREEEKQAMIERGEIGYKSRPLKVWTSTRRRTVETAKYFYENGYKIRQRSQLSQLNPGVCENMSENRIRAEYGDEVAKHELDPYHHRYPRAESYHDLAVRLEPIILELEREQTDLLIIAHESVLRVLYGYLMACNAADIPFLEFPRDEIIEIVPESYQNEAQRIHVPDIPEEIIPASPEDLKIPVPPSGVVSPTQGLGTPEGQATPQSGHRTPSGIRTPRERERISQQHVEDVV, encoded by the exons ATGGACACCTTACT CACCGCTGAGATTGTGGCCAACTCTCCACGATTCCGCCGCAAGTCGTCAATCTTTGTCGATGCAATTCATGACTTACCGGAAAAGGCCGATCTGGCTCCGGCCCAGCTGTACAGCACCGAATCTGGTCGGCTTTTCCATTCGGGCCGCATTGTAATCATCACCGTCGGCTTGCCTGCGAGAGGCAAAAC ACATATCTCAGTAGCTTTGGCACGATACCTGCGATG GCTTGGTGTTAAGACCAGAATCTTCCACCTGGGTGACTATCGTCGTGCCACAATCCCATTTGGTGAGGACATGCCAGATGATTATTTCTATGTCAATG CTACTGCCAAGTCCGTTCTGTTACGCCAAAAGATTGTAAGAAAGTGTCGAGAAGACATCTATCACTTTTTGAATCATGAAAATGGTCAAATAGCGATATACGATGCCGTCAACCCGCTAGCTTCAGGACGGCGCTCGCTTGCTAAGGAGTTTGCAAAGCATGATATCGAG ACCCTATTCATTGAGTCATGGTGTGACGACGAACACATCATTGAAGAGAATGTTCGCAGAGTCAAGATATCTTCCCCTGAT TACGTCTCATGGAAATCAGAAGATGCCGTGAAGCATTACTTGAACCGTATCGCTTCTCGCATCCCTCAATTCCAGACCATGGAGGAAAAGGACTTGAACTATATCAAG ATGATCAACGCCGGCGAGAGACTGATTGTCAACAATCGAAGCTTTGGTTACCTTTCTAACCGCATAGTTTTCTATCTTCTGAATCTCCACATCAAATCGAGACGCACATATTTTGCCCGG GCTGGCGTTTCGCTAGATGCAGATTCATACAAAGCCGATGCTTCATTGTCAGAACAGGGAGAAGACTACGCCAAGAAAATGACCGCACGTCTACTAGCTCACcgagaagaggaaaagcaagcaaTGATTGAGCGAGGAGAGATTGGCTATAAGTCAAGGCCCTTGAAGGTCTGGACTTCCACACGGCGCAGGACAGTGGAAACCGCGAAATACTTCTACGAAAACGGATATAAAATCCGACAGAGGTCTCAATTGAGCCAACTGAACCCTGGTGTCTGTGAGAATATGTCCGAGAATCGCATCCGAGCAGAGTATGGGGATGAGGTTGCTAAGCACGAGCTCGATCCCTACCACCATCGTTATCCCCGTGCGGAG TCATACCATGACTTGGCTGTTAGACTCGAGCCAATTATCCTTGAATTGGAGAGGGAGCAAACCGACCTGCTCATCATTGCACACGAAAGCGTTTTGAGAGTTTTGTATGGATATCTCATGGCCTGCAATGCTGCGGACATTCCGTTCCTTGAGTTCCCTCGCGATGAAATAATTGAG ATCGTCCCCGAGAGCTATCAGAACGAGGCACAGCGAATCCATGTCCCCGACATTCCCGAAGAGATTATCCCGGCCTCTCCAGAGGACTTGAAGATCCCAGTGCCTCCAAGCGGGGTGGTATCACCAACGCAAGGACTTGGTACCCCAGAAGGTCAAGCAACTCCACAGAGTGGTCACCGAACACCGAGTGGAATTCGAACACCGCGTGAGCGCGAACGGATCTCACAACAGcatgttgaagatgtggTTTAG
- a CDS encoding Mitochondrial import receptor subunit (Tom40), putative codes for MADYLSSLSFLTENPAAAAVHDAYSSFSDRRALLNLPNPGTVDNLAREVQKDVLLTNFMFSGLRADLTKVFGMSPLFRVSHAFSMGSTGNLPPYAFSAMYGSPKVFMQGNYGSDGALAAVANYRWNQALVTKTNAQIMNGGTQGLVQIDNDYTGRDFSASLKAFNPSFLEGGLTGIFVGSYLQSITPSLALGFEAIWQRQGITARPETALSYSAKYKGDDWIGTAQLQAQGTFNATYWRKLSERVEAGIDMNLQLQPSPATLMMGGPARDGTTAIGAKYDFRASSFRAQVDSTGKVSCLLEKRIAMPISLSFAGEIDQAKQTAKLGLAVSLELAGEDVMEQQDKVDPASVIPPPF; via the exons ATGGCCGATTACCTATCATCCCTCTCCTTTCTCACCGAGAACCCTGCCGCCGCGGCCGTTCACGATGCATACTCCTCGTTCTCCGACCGAAGGGCCTTGCTCAACCTGCCCAATCCCGGAACTGTCGATAACCTCGCCAGGGAAGTGCAGAAGGATGTTCTCTTGACCAACTTCATGTTCTCCGGTCTCCGGGCAGACCTAACCAAGGTCTTCGGCATGTCCCCTCTCTTCCGTGTGTCGCATGCCTTCTCTATGGGCTCAACCGGCAACCTGCCTCCATATGCTTTCTCCGCCATGTATGGAAGCCCCAAG GTGTTTATGCAAGGTAACTACGGAAGCGACGGTGCGCTCGCCGCCGTCGCCAACTACCGCTGGAACCAGGCCCTTGTCACCAAGACCAATGCTCAGATCATGAACGGTGGTACCCAGGGCTTGGTCCAGATCGATAACGACTACACCGGCCGTGACTTCTCCGCGTCCCTCAAGGCCTTCAACCCCTCTTTCCTCGAGGGTGGTCTCACTGGTATCTTCGTCGGCAGCTACCTGCAATCCATCACCCCCAGTCTCGCTCTTGGTTTCGAGGCTATCTGGCAACGCCAGGGTATCACCGCTCGTCCCGAGACTGCTCTGTCCTACTCCGCTAAGTATAAGGGTGATGACTGGATTGGTACCGCTCAGCTGCAGGCCCAGGGCACTTTCAACGCCACTTACTGGCGCAAGCTGTCCGAGCGTGTTGAAGCCGGTATTGACATGAACCTCCAACTCCAGCCCTCTCCCGCCACTCTTATGATGGGTGGCCCTGCTCGTGACGGTACCACTGCCATTGGTGCCAAGTACGACTTCCGTGCCTCTTCGTTCCGCGCTCAGGTTGACAGCACCGGCAAGGTCAGCTGTCTTCTCGAGAAGCGCATTGCCATGCccatctctctctccttcGCTGGTGAGATCGACCAGGCCAAG CAAACGGCTAAGCTCGGTCTTGCTGTCTCCCTTGAGCTTGCTGGTGAGGATGTCATGGAGCAACAGGACAAGGTTGACCCTGCCAGCGTGATCCCTCCTCCCTTCTAA
- a CDS encoding Glycogen synthase kinase (Skp1), putative yields MSQNRPGLFPTLRMGEVIREKVQDGLTGESKEISYTQCKIVGNGSFGVVFQTKMAPSGEDAAIKRVLQDKRFKNRELQIMRIVRHPNIVELKAFYYSNGDRKDEVYLNLVLEYVPETVYRASRYFNKLKTTMPMLEVKLYIYQLFRSLAYIHSQGICHRDIKPQNLLLDPATGILKLCDFGSAKILIENEPNVSYICSRYYRAPELIFGATNYTTKIDVWSTGCVMAELMLGQPLFPGESGIDQLVEIIKVLGTPTREQIRTMNPNYMEHKFPQIKPHPFNKVFRKAPPEAIDLISALLEYTPTQRLSAVEAMCHPFFDELRDPNTRLPDSRHHNNPSKDLPALFDFSQHELSIAPDLNTQMIPPHARPALEARGLGLDTFKPLSKEEMLAHLD; encoded by the exons ATGTCACAGAATCGTCCCGGGCTGTTCCCGACTTTGCGCATGGGTG AGGTCATCCGGGAGAAGGTCCAAGATGGACTGACTGGCGAGTCCAAGGAGATCTCCTACACTCAGTGTAAGATTGTAGGCAATGGCTCCTTCGGCGTTGTGTTTCAGACCAAGATGGCTCCGAGCGGGGAAGATGCTGCCATCAAGAGAGTCCTTCAGGACAAGCGGTTCAAG AACCGTGAGCTGCAAATCATGCGGATTGTGCGCCATCCTAACATTGTCGAACTTAAAGCCTTTTACTACTCCAACGGCGACAGG AAAGATGAAGTCTACCTCAACCTCGTCCTCGAGTATGTTCCCGAGACGGTGTATCGCGCATCGCGTTACTTCAACAAACTCAAGACTACGATGCCTATGCTCGAGGTCAAGCTTTACATCTACCAACTCTTCCGGTCGCTGGCCTACATCCACTCACAGGGTATCTGCCACCGTGATATCAAGCCCCAGAATCTCCTTTTAGATCCCGCCACTGGTATCCTGAAGCTCTGCGATTTCGGATCCGCTAAAATTCTAATCGAAAACGAGCCTAACGTTTCATACATCTGCTCTCGCTACTACCGGGCCCCCGAATTAATCTTTGGTGCGACCAACTACACAACAAAGATTG ATGTTTGGTCGACTGGTTGTGTGATGGCTGAATTGATGCTTGGACAACCCCTCTTCCCCGGTGAATCGGGCATTGACCAACTGGTAGAAATCATCAAGGTTTTGGGCACCCCAACTCGGGAACAAATCCGCACCATGAACCCCAACTATATGGAGCATAAATTCCCTCAAATCAAACCCCATCCCTTCAACAAG GTTTTCCGTAAGGCACCACCGGAGGCTATTGACCTCATCTCCGCCCTTCTGGAATATACCCCGACACAACGGTTGTCTGCGGTTGAAGCGATGTGCCACCCCTTTTTCGATGAACTCCGCGACCCGAACACCCGGCTACCAGACTCACGCCACCACAACAACCCCTCCAAGGATCTCCCCGCCCTTTTCGATTTCTCACAACATG AACTTTCGATTGCCCCTGATCTCAACACCCAAATGATTCCCCCTCACGCTCGCCCAGCCCTCGAGGCTCGCGGCCTCGGTCTCGATACCTTCAAACCCCTTTCCAAGGAGGAGATGCTTGCACACCTCGACTGA